A region of the Amycolatopsis sp. cg13 genome:
CCGGCTACGACGGGGTCGGCGGGATCGATCACGTCATCCATCTCGGCGCGATCTACGACTTCACCGCCGACGACGCGGCGAACCGGGCCGCGAACGTCGAAGGCACCCGCAACCTGCTCGCCTTCGCCGCGGCCGCCGGAGCAGGACTGCTGCACCACGTTTCGTCCATCGCGGTCGCGGGCGATCACGCCGGCCGGTTCACCGAAACCGACTTCGACCTCGGGCAGTCCTTCAGTTCTCCGTACCACGCAACGAAGTTCGAGGCCGAGAAGCTGGTCCGCGAACAGTCCGACGTGCCGTTCCGCGTCTACCGGCCCTCGGCGGTCGTCGGCGACTCGCGCACCGGCGAGATGGACAAGATCGACGGTCCGTACTACTTCCTGCCCGCCATCTCTCGGCTCGCTGCGCTGCCGAAGCAACTGCCGCTCGTCGCGCCCGACTTCGGGGCTACCAACCTCGTCCCGGTCGACTACGTCGTCGCCGCGATGGAAAACCTCATGCACCGCGAAGCGCCTTCAGGCAGTACGTATCACCTCGCTTCGCCGCGACCGCAGAAGCTGCACGAGGTCTACAACGCCTTCGCTCGCGTCGCCGGAGCGCCGCGCGTACGCACGACAGTGCCGTCTGGTCTGCTTCGCACAACAGCGTCCCGCCTCGCGACCGCTGTGGACCGCCTGCCGACTGGACGTGCGACGCGTGCAGCAGTGTTGACCGAGCTGGGAATTCCGCTCGAAGTACTCCCCCACCTGAACATGGAGGTGGAGTTCGACACCGCGCGCACCACTTCGGAGCTGTACGGCAGCGGCGTCCACCTTGCCGAGCTTCGCGACTACGCGGAACCGCTGTACCGCTACTGGCGCGCGCATCTCGACCCGGACCACGCTCGCCGTCCGGGGCTCGAAGGACGCGTTGTTCTCATTACCGGTGCTTCGTCCGGCATCGGCCGTGCTTCAGCGCTCGCTGTCGCGCGTCGCGGCGCGAAGGTGCTTCTCGTCGCGCGGCGCGTTGAAGAACTTGAAGACGTGCGTAGCGAGATCACGGCGGCTGGCGGCGAAGCAGCGACGTACCCGTGCGACCTCACGGACGGCGACGCGGTCGACGGTCTCGTGAAGGCCGTCCTCGCCGATCACGGTGCGGTCGACGTCCTGGTGAACAACGCCGGACGGTCCATCCGACGCTCAGTGCAGCTGTCGACGGAACGGTTCCACGACTACGAACGCACCATGGCCATCAACTACTTCGGCC
Encoded here:
- a CDS encoding SDR family oxidoreductase: MTTYFVTGATGFLGKRLVARLLARRDTTAVHVLVRNTSRDRLAGIARDWPNADRLVPAVGDLTEPLLGLDPAGYDGVGGIDHVIHLGAIYDFTADDAANRAANVEGTRNLLAFAAAAGAGLLHHVSSIAVAGDHAGRFTETDFDLGQSFSSPYHATKFEAEKLVREQSDVPFRVYRPSAVVGDSRTGEMDKIDGPYYFLPAISRLAALPKQLPLVAPDFGATNLVPVDYVVAAMENLMHREAPSGSTYHLASPRPQKLHEVYNAFARVAGAPRVRTTVPSGLLRTTASRLATAVDRLPTGRATRAAVLTELGIPLEVLPHLNMEVEFDTARTTSELYGSGVHLAELRDYAEPLYRYWRAHLDPDHARRPGLEGRVVLITGASSGIGRASALAVARRGAKVLLVARRVEELEDVRSEITAAGGEAATYPCDLTDGDAVDGLVKAVLADHGAVDVLVNNAGRSIRRSVQLSTERFHDYERTMAINYFGPVRLILGLLPSMTVRRFGHVVNVTTQGLQTDTPRFSAYLASKAALEEFSLTAGRETLSDGVTFSSVRMPLVRTDMIAPTGSYRGLPASSPERAAALVVKAIERRPQILSLPEGRAAELASLATPDLARFAAHLVYRVMPESAPEAKKRPRQPAPAAVAGTLTRLVWRRKA